In a genomic window of Halodesulfovibrio aestuarii DSM 17919 = ATCC 29578:
- a CDS encoding MarR family winged helix-turn-helix transcriptional regulator, with protein MLLEKMEEFEQGSVGRRVSMLHRLCMVNVSGPLSELGIGSGKLPFLMKIQNCEGIIQEDLTQSLCLDRAATARALQDLESKGLVYREEDQQDRRRKRVYSTAKTKSLRKKLIAILKEHNEALFTGFDDEEQLQFISMLDRLIENMHVRLGR; from the coding sequence ATGCTTTTAGAAAAAATGGAAGAGTTCGAACAGGGCTCTGTCGGGCGTCGGGTTTCCATGTTGCATCGCTTGTGCATGGTTAATGTATCAGGCCCTTTATCTGAGCTTGGAATAGGTAGCGGAAAGCTGCCTTTTTTAATGAAAATACAGAATTGCGAAGGAATTATTCAGGAGGATTTAACCCAATCCTTATGTCTTGACCGGGCAGCAACGGCGCGAGCTTTACAGGATCTCGAAAGCAAAGGACTGGTCTACCGTGAAGAAGATCAGCAAGATCGCCGCAGAAAACGCGTTTATTCTACGGCCAAGACTAAATCGTTACGAAAGAAGCTTATCGCTATTCTTAAAGAGCATAACGAAGCGTTATTCACTGGGTTTGACGATGAAGAACAACTTCAGTTTATCAGTATGCTGGATCGTCTTATCGAAAATATGCATGTGAGATTGGGTAGATAA
- a CDS encoding sodium:proton antiporter, which translates to MLTRQPVILFAKLLTVFATFLLPCTAFAASAGAPHLDGALLSGLWVLPFVCMLLSIAVLPLVAPHFWHKHFGKVSLFWALCFLVPFTMTFGHSLALYETLHALLLEYFPFIILLLALFTVAGGVRLTGTLVGTPIVNTLILVIGTILASWMGTTGAAMLLIRPLLRANAHRKYKVHSVVFFIFLVANIGGSLTPLGDPPLFLGFLQGVSFFWTTQHLLLPMLFTAVLLTGAYFLIDTYLFGKEGRPAPEGLDASNTEKLGLDGKVNLLLLLGVIGAVLLSGIWTPNIEFNIYHVHVALQNIVRDILLLAITGLSIKLTSNENRRLNEFSWFPILEVGKLFIGIFLSMIPAIAILKAGKDGALAPIINMVTGANGEPVDIMYFWLTGLLSSFLDNAPTYLVFFNTAGGDAVHLMSDMASTLLAISAGAVFMGANTYIGNAPNFMVRAIAEDQGVTMPSFFGYMAWSFGILIPTFILVTFVFF; encoded by the coding sequence ATGTTGACTCGGCAACCTGTTATACTGTTCGCAAAATTGCTAACAGTATTTGCCACCTTTTTGCTGCCATGTACCGCTTTTGCAGCTTCCGCAGGAGCACCACATCTTGACGGTGCACTTCTCTCCGGCTTATGGGTGCTGCCCTTTGTCTGCATGCTGCTTTCTATTGCAGTACTCCCGTTAGTTGCACCACACTTCTGGCACAAACACTTTGGTAAAGTATCCCTGTTCTGGGCTCTTTGCTTCCTTGTTCCATTCACAATGACATTCGGTCACTCTTTAGCCTTATATGAAACATTACATGCACTCTTATTAGAATACTTCCCGTTTATTATTCTTTTATTGGCACTTTTTACTGTAGCCGGCGGAGTACGCCTTACCGGAACTCTGGTAGGTACTCCAATTGTTAACACACTTATTCTTGTCATCGGCACCATACTTGCCAGCTGGATGGGAACAACCGGTGCAGCTATGCTGCTTATTCGCCCATTACTCCGTGCTAACGCGCACCGTAAATACAAAGTTCACTCCGTTGTTTTCTTCATTTTCCTTGTAGCAAACATTGGCGGTTCTCTTACTCCTCTGGGCGATCCACCGCTTTTCCTCGGTTTCCTGCAGGGTGTTTCCTTCTTCTGGACTACCCAACACCTGCTGCTTCCGATGCTCTTCACAGCGGTTCTTCTTACGGGTGCATACTTCCTCATCGACACCTACCTGTTCGGTAAAGAAGGCCGTCCTGCCCCTGAAGGTCTGGACGCTTCAAACACTGAAAAGCTTGGGTTGGACGGTAAAGTTAACCTCCTTCTCCTTCTTGGTGTAATCGGTGCGGTATTGTTGTCCGGCATTTGGACACCAAATATTGAATTTAACATTTACCATGTGCATGTTGCACTGCAGAACATTGTCCGTGACATACTTCTGCTTGCCATTACCGGTCTTTCCATAAAACTGACCAGTAATGAAAACCGCAGATTAAACGAATTCAGCTGGTTCCCGATCCTCGAAGTCGGCAAGCTGTTTATCGGTATCTTCCTGTCCATGATCCCGGCTATCGCGATTTTAAAAGCCGGCAAAGACGGTGCCCTTGCTCCAATCATTAACATGGTTACTGGTGCAAACGGTGAGCCGGTAGACATCATGTACTTCTGGCTCACAGGTCTCCTGTCATCCTTCCTTGACAACGCACCTACCTACCTCGTGTTCTTCAACACTGCGGGTGGTGATGCAGTACACCTTATGAGTGATATGGCGAGCACATTACTCGCAATCTCAGCCGGTGCTGTATTCATGGGGGCGAACACCTACATCGGTAACGCGCCAAACTTTATGGTTCGTGCAATCGCAGAGGATCAAGGGGTTACAATGCCGAGCTTCTTCGGCTACATGGCATGGTCATTCGGCATTCTTATCCCGACATTCATTCTTGTTACATTTGTATTCTTTTAA
- the cbiQ gene encoding cobalt ECF transporter T component CbiQ — protein MSLESFAEGKSPFHTMDAAAKLAAAALFSICTALLTSITAACAALLVGIVLLAVAQLPFKILCRRVLFINAFIAFLWLTLPVSTAGTPLFTWGGFTVTKEGVDLTLLITLKSNAIIAAVIALLATSNVTDIGTGFARLHVPQKLSLLFLFTWRYIHVILEEYKRLSTAATLRGFVPGTNSHTYKTYANLIAMVLIKSHDRAERVSNAMKLRGFNGTFHSLHRTRTHPADAVVAATIVLLGTALLAADYFHLTELL, from the coding sequence ATGTCGCTTGAATCCTTTGCCGAAGGCAAAAGCCCGTTTCATACAATGGATGCGGCAGCCAAACTGGCTGCCGCTGCTTTATTTTCAATCTGCACAGCACTGCTTACTTCCATAACCGCCGCCTGTGCTGCTTTGCTTGTCGGTATCGTTCTGCTGGCAGTTGCGCAACTGCCGTTTAAAATTCTTTGTAGACGCGTGCTCTTCATCAACGCATTTATTGCCTTTCTCTGGCTCACACTGCCGGTCTCGACCGCAGGCACCCCTCTCTTCACATGGGGCGGTTTTACCGTCACCAAAGAGGGTGTAGATCTGACGCTGTTAATCACGCTTAAATCAAACGCCATCATAGCGGCAGTGATTGCGCTGCTTGCCACATCAAACGTCACTGATATAGGTACAGGGTTCGCCAGACTGCATGTACCGCAAAAGCTCAGCCTGCTGTTCCTTTTCACATGGCGTTACATTCACGTAATCCTCGAAGAGTACAAACGGTTATCCACCGCCGCAACGCTGCGCGGGTTTGTACCCGGAACAAACAGCCATACGTACAAAACGTATGCAAATCTTATTGCAATGGTGCTCATAAAAAGTCATGACAGAGCTGAGCGAGTTTCCAATGCCATGAAATTACGAGGATTTAACGGTACGTTCCATTCCCTGCATCGCACACGAACGCACCCTGCTGACGCAGTAGTCGCAGCCACCATTGTCCTTCTCGGGACTGCCCTGCTCGCTGCGGACTATTTTCATCTTACGGAGTTACTGTAA
- the waaF gene encoding lipopolysaccharide heptosyltransferase II: MGRIGIWNTAFLGDAVLTLPLIRTVKAAFPDSPIDFYVRKGVESLFSAQPELDNVYAYDKRGSQKSFFSALSYGRELAKKEYSLWISAHTSLRSGVIARWTSAHTRIGYNKPIFNNWLYTTTVDRKFSELEEIERLMQLVKPLSIAETLDWPELVLPQAAYDDADAFWKKHITSPVLGVNPGSVWATKRWPAEYYAEVVAKAIDAGAQVMVFGGPGEELMAQEVIEKSGAQDSDSLIDLSGALSLVQLAAYLNKLTCYVTNDSGPMHIAWAQRTPLTAIFGPTVRELGFFPRGEASTVLETELACRPCGLHGSNSCPKGHFSCMHSITPEMVWNDVEKKLFV; the protein is encoded by the coding sequence ATGGGCAGAATAGGTATATGGAATACCGCTTTTCTTGGTGATGCTGTTCTTACACTTCCGCTCATACGGACTGTGAAAGCTGCATTTCCGGATTCTCCGATAGATTTCTATGTCCGTAAGGGCGTGGAGTCTCTTTTTTCTGCCCAGCCGGAACTGGATAATGTGTACGCGTACGACAAGCGCGGTTCACAGAAGTCTTTTTTTTCTGCCCTGTCTTATGGTCGTGAACTCGCCAAAAAAGAGTATTCTCTATGGATTTCAGCGCATACCAGCCTTAGAAGCGGTGTGATTGCACGCTGGACATCTGCCCATACCCGCATCGGCTACAACAAGCCTATATTTAATAACTGGCTCTACACCACCACTGTGGATAGAAAATTTTCAGAGCTGGAAGAAATTGAAAGGCTTATGCAACTTGTAAAGCCGCTTTCCATTGCAGAAACTCTTGACTGGCCGGAACTGGTTTTGCCGCAAGCAGCATATGATGATGCGGATGCGTTCTGGAAAAAACACATAACTTCTCCTGTGCTCGGGGTTAATCCCGGCTCTGTGTGGGCAACAAAGCGCTGGCCTGCCGAGTATTATGCGGAGGTGGTTGCAAAAGCCATTGATGCGGGTGCTCAGGTTATGGTGTTTGGAGGGCCCGGTGAAGAATTAATGGCTCAGGAAGTTATAGAGAAAAGTGGCGCGCAGGATTCTGACAGCCTTATTGATCTTTCCGGTGCGCTTTCTCTGGTACAGTTAGCTGCGTATCTGAATAAACTTACCTGCTATGTGACAAACGACTCCGGCCCGATGCATATTGCGTGGGCGCAGCGGACGCCTTTGACAGCTATTTTCGGCCCAACAGTCCGTGAACTTGGATTTTTTCCCCGTGGTGAAGCTTCAACCGTTCTGGAAACAGAACTTGCATGTCGTCCCTGCGGTCTGCATGGGTCTAACTCCTGCCCGAAAGGGCACTTTTCCTGTATGCATTCCATTACACCTGAAATGGTGTGGAATGACGTTGAGAAAAAGTTGTTTGTTTAG
- a CDS encoding mechanosensitive ion channel family protein yields the protein MSIRNQIFVALVLILLGCLLVNVSKAAEKVPQIPAHASSAQVDAILAGMSDEQVRALLIEELRKEAVESHATKGDKNIALTFNAMLARVHDRFEYLFGDAAQTAKDIPDVVFKAVSGSGKVPMMRLARGIVVLTLVWIAVRLLYRRKTQRLRKIIENTPVEWGFFKKGLRLCMRAGLDLLGIVFSSVVILGLYLFYYEHSSAAKPIIVSWFIAVLLVDFVGLLARFVLVPKAEGLRYLPLSNETAMTVYHWILWISRIGALGLLISFLILLQGEAERWYLLSLAVTSFVVVCGISLLIVWEARNGTEALRRNATPGSLRFQLAGIWHVMLVTGLFLGWIFWLIILMVRGSGAVIPAIATILAVPVYCIANWLAQQLVDCMSSLALQTEGCHLIEGEGEKKDTPAESTVHEDMQPEQASQISDSTGTESARENVSDPAEPSQHPLQTPHITTAMRFRNMLKISFRIGIFLLLFMGLLYVWGVPVRMGLDTARSFIGILFTIVVAYIVWALINVAIERKISGHAADSEGDSGNAGGDRFATLLHLFRKFLFGFLLVVVSLIILSSLGIDITPLLAGASVFGLAIGFGAQTLVKDIISGIFFLMDDAFRVNDYIQIGNSMGTVEEISIRALKLRHPRGSLFTIPFGTISFVTNMSRGFAIMKLPYLVPFDTDVNKIKKIMKRINKEVREDPALDALLLDDIKSQGVKSIEQYGLRMRVKFMTVPGGQWSIRKVVYEKMRKIFKEEGIEFARPTVGVHVPEGADLTPEQTRDLSAAAQNMADEAATAEAKAKGTT from the coding sequence GTGAGTATACGAAATCAGATTTTCGTTGCGTTGGTTCTTATTTTACTTGGCTGTTTGCTCGTTAATGTGAGCAAGGCCGCAGAAAAAGTTCCGCAGATTCCGGCTCATGCTTCAAGTGCACAGGTAGATGCTATCCTTGCGGGAATGAGCGACGAACAGGTGCGGGCGTTGCTTATTGAAGAATTGCGTAAGGAAGCGGTGGAATCTCACGCTACAAAAGGTGATAAAAATATAGCGCTGACGTTTAACGCGATGCTTGCACGGGTGCACGACAGGTTTGAGTATTTGTTCGGGGATGCTGCACAAACAGCTAAGGATATACCGGATGTTGTTTTTAAAGCAGTAAGCGGTAGCGGTAAAGTGCCGATGATGCGTCTGGCAAGAGGAATCGTTGTGCTGACTCTTGTGTGGATTGCTGTGCGCTTGTTGTACCGCAGAAAGACGCAGCGTTTGCGGAAAATTATAGAAAACACACCGGTTGAGTGGGGCTTTTTTAAAAAAGGTCTGCGACTGTGCATGCGGGCCGGTCTGGATTTGTTGGGAATTGTGTTTTCAAGCGTCGTTATTCTTGGACTGTATCTTTTTTATTATGAGCACAGCAGCGCGGCAAAGCCCATAATAGTTTCATGGTTTATTGCTGTTCTGCTGGTAGATTTTGTCGGGCTTCTTGCCCGATTTGTGCTGGTTCCGAAGGCTGAAGGGCTCAGGTATCTTCCGTTGTCAAATGAAACAGCCATGACTGTGTATCATTGGATATTATGGATAAGTCGTATCGGTGCTCTTGGTTTGCTCATTTCATTTCTTATCCTGTTGCAAGGGGAAGCAGAGCGTTGGTATTTGTTGTCACTTGCGGTTACCAGCTTTGTTGTAGTGTGCGGCATATCGTTATTAATCGTATGGGAAGCCCGTAACGGCACTGAGGCTTTGCGGAGGAATGCAACTCCGGGGTCTTTGCGGTTTCAGCTTGCGGGAATATGGCATGTAATGCTGGTGACAGGGCTTTTCCTCGGCTGGATATTCTGGCTTATTATCCTAATGGTGCGAGGCTCCGGTGCTGTTATTCCGGCTATAGCCACGATATTGGCTGTGCCGGTATACTGCATTGCAAACTGGCTTGCGCAGCAGCTTGTAGACTGTATGAGCAGTCTTGCTTTGCAGACAGAAGGATGCCACCTGATTGAGGGTGAAGGTGAAAAAAAGGATACGCCTGCGGAGTCTACAGTACACGAAGATATGCAGCCGGAGCAGGCATCACAGATTTCGGATAGCACCGGAACAGAGTCAGCCAGAGAAAATGTTTCAGACCCTGCCGAACCTTCTCAGCATCCGCTACAAACTCCGCATATTACTACAGCCATGCGTTTTCGGAATATGCTCAAGATCAGCTTCCGGATAGGTATTTTTTTATTGCTGTTCATGGGCTTGCTTTACGTATGGGGCGTACCTGTCCGAATGGGGTTGGATACCGCACGTTCGTTTATCGGAATTCTGTTCACCATTGTTGTGGCGTATATTGTCTGGGCGCTAATAAATGTGGCTATAGAGCGAAAAATCAGCGGGCATGCCGCAGATTCTGAAGGAGACAGCGGTAATGCTGGCGGGGACAGGTTTGCAACGCTGCTTCACTTGTTCCGCAAGTTCCTTTTCGGTTTTCTGCTTGTTGTCGTGTCACTCATCATTTTGTCATCCCTCGGTATCGACATCACCCCGCTTCTGGCAGGTGCCAGTGTGTTCGGTCTTGCCATCGGTTTTGGTGCACAAACTCTCGTAAAAGATATTATCTCCGGAATTTTCTTCCTGATGGATGATGCATTCCGCGTGAATGATTACATCCAGATAGGAAATTCAATGGGTACAGTGGAGGAGATATCTATACGTGCTCTGAAACTGCGCCACCCGCGAGGGTCTCTTTTCACTATTCCGTTCGGAACCATCAGTTTTGTTACGAACATGTCGCGCGGTTTTGCTATCATGAAACTGCCGTACCTTGTGCCGTTTGATACAGACGTGAACAAAATTAAGAAGATTATGAAGCGTATTAACAAGGAAGTGCGTGAAGACCCGGCACTCGACGCCTTACTCCTCGATGACATTAAGTCCCAAGGCGTCAAATCTATCGAACAATACGGACTGCGCATGCGCGTGAAGTTTATGACGGTGCCGGGCGGACAGTGGAGTATCAGAAAAGTCGTATATGAAAAAATGCGTAAGATATTTAAAGAGGAAGGCATTGAATTCGCGCGTCCAACCGTAGGCGTGCATGTGCCTGAGGGAGCAGATTTGACTCCAGAGCAAACCAGAGATCTTTCGGCTGCCGCGCAGAACATGGCAGATGAAGCCGCAACGGCGGAAGCAAAGGCCAAGGGAACGACCTGA
- a CDS encoding cytidylate kinase family protein, with product MYKSRNMFKRVVVFVLGLFVMALGVALSVKADLGVSPISCIPYVYSLTFDFSLGELTILMNILFIIIQILILRRKYSLLQLVQLPAITVFGFFIDYALTLVGGINVSSYGWQLFWCLLSCVVIAFGVFLLVKANLTYLPGDGLAVVLADLYKKEFGRVKVGFDSSLVIIGVISSFALMSHLAGIREGTVIAALFVGYLVKLANSKLSRIGSWLGEGAEADETAIVASEDTNTFPIITISREYGSGGHGVGQQIAKELGIAFYDKELINITAEKSGFTTEYIAQNEQKLAKSLLEELYMQNYAYVNDRIPPSDILFLIQSKIIREICSKGPCVIVGRCANFILKDAPNCFNIFIHANDTFRKAKLVEEYGVASAVSTKELEQSDRERANYCLNYTGKDWRDSTNYHVAIDSSLGSTEQIAHKLIELAPEAVLQS from the coding sequence ATGTATAAAAGTAGAAATATGTTTAAAAGGGTCGTTGTATTTGTTTTAGGGCTTTTTGTTATGGCGTTGGGTGTTGCTTTATCTGTTAAGGCAGATCTGGGAGTATCACCTATTTCATGTATTCCATATGTATATAGTTTAACGTTCGATTTCAGTCTGGGCGAACTAACTATTCTTATGAATATATTATTCATCATCATACAAATTTTAATATTACGTAGAAAATATTCTTTGCTGCAATTGGTTCAGCTTCCTGCAATAACAGTATTTGGTTTTTTTATTGATTATGCATTAACTCTGGTTGGTGGCATCAATGTCTCCTCTTACGGGTGGCAGCTCTTTTGGTGTTTGCTTAGCTGCGTTGTTATCGCATTTGGTGTGTTCCTTTTAGTAAAAGCAAACCTTACATATCTTCCCGGTGATGGTTTGGCTGTTGTTCTTGCCGATCTGTATAAAAAAGAATTCGGCAGAGTTAAGGTCGGATTTGATAGCTCACTGGTTATTATAGGGGTAATCAGTTCTTTTGCTTTAATGAGTCATCTTGCAGGCATACGCGAAGGAACTGTTATTGCTGCCTTGTTTGTTGGCTATCTTGTAAAGCTTGCTAATAGTAAGTTGTCGAGAATAGGCTCATGGTTGGGCGAAGGTGCCGAGGCTGACGAAACAGCGATAGTTGCATCGGAAGATACGAATACTTTCCCGATTATTACCATTTCACGGGAGTACGGCAGTGGAGGTCATGGGGTTGGTCAGCAAATTGCCAAAGAACTTGGAATTGCTTTTTATGACAAGGAATTAATCAATATAACTGCGGAAAAAAGTGGGTTTACCACAGAATACATTGCGCAGAATGAGCAGAAACTGGCAAAGTCTCTATTAGAAGAGCTTTATATGCAGAATTATGCTTATGTAAATGACAGAATACCGCCGTCTGATATTTTATTTTTAATCCAAAGCAAAATTATTAGAGAGATTTGCAGTAAGGGGCCATGCGTTATTGTCGGACGTTGCGCTAATTTTATTTTAAAGGACGCCCCGAACTGTTTTAATATCTTTATTCATGCAAATGATACGTTTCGTAAAGCAAAGCTTGTTGAAGAATATGGTGTGGCTTCTGCAGTCTCAACAAAAGAATTAGAACAATCAGATCGCGAACGAGCTAACTATTGTTTAAATTATACGGGTAAAGACTGGAGAGATTCTACAAATTACCATGTTGCAATAGACAGCTCTCTTGGTAGTACAGAACAGATAGCGCACAAGCTCATAGAGCTTGCTCCGGAAGCTGTTCTGCAATCGTAG
- a CDS encoding energy-coupling factor ABC transporter ATP-binding protein has translation MPTPLLSLTDIHYTYAGTTVPALTGANLELFPNSRLGVLGYNGSGKTTLFLAAMGILKPNKGTITYAGTQLKAEKDFRTLRAEIGYLFQRSDDQLFSPTVIDDVAFGPLNLGKTPETAQRIAAEKLSLVGLQGFENRITHKLSGGEKKMVALASVLAMQPKALLLDEPTNDLDPDTRERLIGILKDLDIALCIISHDWDFLDKTCTSFLNVTNGTTKSAECIPHTHVHTHQGGNVTHNHV, from the coding sequence ATGCCCACCCCTTTGCTTTCCCTCACCGATATTCATTACACATATGCAGGCACAACAGTGCCGGCTCTCACAGGGGCAAATCTGGAACTCTTCCCGAACTCCCGACTCGGTGTTCTCGGGTACAACGGCAGTGGCAAGACCACACTCTTCCTCGCAGCAATGGGAATACTCAAGCCCAACAAAGGCACCATCACCTACGCAGGAACGCAGCTTAAAGCAGAAAAAGATTTTCGCACACTTCGGGCTGAAATCGGCTATCTTTTCCAACGCTCAGATGATCAGCTTTTTTCACCTACTGTCATTGATGACGTAGCCTTCGGCCCTTTAAATCTTGGAAAAACACCGGAAACAGCTCAACGCATTGCAGCAGAAAAGCTTTCACTCGTAGGACTGCAAGGGTTCGAGAACCGCATAACGCACAAGCTTTCCGGTGGTGAAAAAAAAATGGTCGCCCTAGCCTCTGTTCTGGCAATGCAACCAAAAGCACTCCTCCTTGATGAGCCGACAAACGATCTCGATCCTGACACCCGAGAACGGCTGATAGGTATCCTTAAAGATCTTGATATAGCACTGTGCATCATATCCCATGACTGGGATTTTCTCGACAAAACATGCACCAGCTTCCTTAATGTGACAAACGGTACTACCAAATCAGCTGAGTGTATTCCGCATACACATGTGCATACTCACCAAGGTGGAAATGTTACACACAACCATGTATAA
- the cbiM gene encoding cobalt transporter CbiM has translation MHIAEGVLPPVILASSAILSAAGVCIGLKKLDYDRIMTTAILSASFFVASLIHVPIGPVSGHLILNGLLGLLLGWVSFPAIMVALALQAILFQFGGITTLGVNTLNMALPPVICFYVFRPMLSKGTFSLRMASFLCGMTAVALSALLTSGTLALGGDNFLNSAKILLISSVPVMVIEGLITAVVVGFLAKVSPQIFDFEIATSNSVVSAQTSPSTTE, from the coding sequence ATGCACATTGCCGAAGGAGTTCTACCACCAGTTATTCTGGCCTCCAGCGCTATCTTATCAGCAGCAGGAGTTTGCATCGGTCTGAAAAAACTTGATTATGACCGAATCATGACAACTGCCATTCTTTCAGCCTCTTTCTTTGTCGCATCACTTATCCATGTCCCGATCGGGCCTGTATCCGGTCATCTCATCTTAAACGGACTACTCGGATTACTGCTCGGCTGGGTCTCGTTTCCGGCAATTATGGTTGCACTGGCATTGCAGGCAATCCTATTCCAGTTCGGTGGTATCACTACCCTTGGTGTAAACACCTTAAACATGGCGCTGCCACCAGTTATCTGCTTCTATGTATTTCGTCCTATGCTTAGTAAAGGCACCTTCTCTCTGCGGATGGCTTCCTTCTTATGCGGCATGACAGCAGTCGCCCTTTCAGCGCTGCTCACATCAGGTACCCTCGCCCTTGGCGGTGACAACTTCCTGAATTCCGCAAAAATTTTACTCATATCCAGCGTACCTGTGATGGTAATTGAAGGACTTATTACAGCCGTTGTTGTAGGATTCCTTGCCAAGGTAAGCCCACAGATTTTTGATTTCGAAATAGCGACGTCAAATTCTGTTGTTTCTGCGCAGACTTCACCCAGCACAACAGAGTAA
- a CDS encoding sodium:proton antiporter: MAFASASAGGAHLGAPHLDGASLSALWVVPFACMLLSIAIGPIAMPHFWHNNFGKISVFWALCFLVPFTMAYGFSLALYEALHALLLEYFPFIILLLTLFTVAGGVRLKGNLVGTPVVNTAILLIGTALASWMGTTGAAMLLIRPLLRANAHRKYRVHTVVFFIFLVANIGGSLTPLGDPPLFLGFLKGVSFFWTTTHMLPLMLFAGALLLVVFFGIDTVLFAKEGKPVPPTDCCDDEEPAVPGRCRFENGRQIYDCGPGPKLALDGKVNLLLLIGVIAAVLLSGMWNPHVSFNIYHVHVELQNLVRDIILLGITGLSLKLTDDECRRLNDFNWFPILEVGKLFIGIFMSMIPAIAILKAGEHGALASVINMVTSNGEPVNTMYFWLTGALSSFLDNAPTYLVFFNTAGGDAVHLMGDMASTLLAISAGAVFMGANTYIGNAPNFMVRSIAEDQGVKMPSFFGYMAWSFGILIPTFILITFVFIA; the protein is encoded by the coding sequence ATGGCATTTGCATCCGCATCTGCCGGAGGGGCACACCTTGGTGCACCACATCTTGATGGTGCCTCCCTTTCTGCACTGTGGGTAGTTCCATTTGCATGTATGCTACTTTCCATTGCAATTGGACCAATTGCAATGCCACACTTCTGGCACAACAACTTTGGTAAAATTTCTGTATTCTGGGCACTTTGCTTCCTCGTGCCATTCACAATGGCGTACGGATTCTCCCTTGCGCTTTACGAAGCATTACACGCCCTTCTACTTGAATACTTCCCGTTCATCATTCTTTTGCTGACACTGTTTACCGTAGCTGGCGGCGTTCGCCTCAAGGGCAACCTTGTTGGTACCCCTGTAGTGAACACTGCAATTCTGCTCATCGGTACTGCTCTCGCAAGCTGGATGGGTACCACTGGCGCAGCAATGCTCCTTATCCGCCCGCTTCTTCGTGCTAATGCTCACCGTAAATACAGAGTACACACCGTTGTATTCTTCATTTTCCTCGTAGCAAACATCGGTGGTTCCCTTACTCCACTTGGTGACCCACCACTCTTCCTCGGCTTCCTGAAAGGTGTTTCCTTCTTCTGGACCACTACTCACATGCTGCCGCTTATGTTGTTTGCTGGTGCGTTACTTCTTGTTGTCTTCTTCGGTATCGATACCGTACTCTTTGCTAAAGAAGGTAAACCAGTACCACCTACAGATTGTTGCGACGATGAAGAACCAGCAGTTCCCGGTCGTTGTCGTTTCGAGAACGGTCGTCAGATTTACGACTGCGGTCCAGGCCCTAAACTTGCCCTTGATGGTAAAGTTAACCTGCTCCTTCTCATTGGTGTAATCGCAGCTGTACTTCTTTCCGGTATGTGGAATCCACATGTCAGCTTCAACATCTACCATGTTCATGTTGAATTGCAGAACCTTGTTCGTGACATCATTCTTCTTGGCATCACCGGTCTTTCTCTCAAACTTACCGACGACGAATGCCGCCGTCTTAACGACTTCAACTGGTTCCCTATCCTTGAAGTTGGCAAGCTCTTCATCGGTATCTTCATGTCCATGATTCCGGCTATCGCTATCCTGAAAGCTGGCGAGCACGGCGCTCTTGCTTCTGTAATCAACATGGTTACAAGCAACGGCGAACCTGTGAACACCATGTACTTCTGGCTCACCGGTGCACTTTCCTCATTCCTGGACAACGCACCTACCTACCTTGTGTTCTTTAACACTGCTGGTGGTGATGCTGTTCACCTCATGGGCGACATGGCAAGCACTCTTCTTGCTATATCCGCTGGTGCTGTATTCATGGGTGCCAACACCTACATTGGTAACGCACCTAACTTTATGGTTCGTTCCATCGCTGAAGATCAGGGCGTAAAAATGCCTAGCTTCTTCGGCTACATGGCATGGTCCTTCGGTATCCTTATCCCAACCTTCATTCTCATTACTTTTGTCTTCATTGCATAG